From a region of the Paenibacillus sp. FSL R10-2734 genome:
- the asnB gene encoding asparagine synthase (glutamine-hydrolyzing): protein MCGITGFIQWRGDLTQHSQLLVKMTETLANRGPDAAGTWISGPCAFGHRRLSVIDPENGAQPMITRHEEQVYAIVYNGELYNAPELKQELKQRGHQFRTQCDTEVLLHAYIEWGPDCAEKLNGIFAFAVWDGLRDQVFFARDRLGVKPLFYSKVDDVLVFGSEPKALLQHPKVQPVVGPEGLAEIFIIGPARTPGHGVYKDMQELRPGHAMIYSREGLRSYAYWKLESEKHTDNEAETATKVRELLQDTLERQLVSDVPVCSLLSGGLDSSALTALAVDFYNRNGQGRVDTYSVDYVDNDKHFKSHTFQPGADGPWIKRMVDELNTNHHYISFDTPELVEALDNALYTRDLPGMTDVDSSLYLFCREIKKNATVAISGEAADEIFGGYPWFHREEMLSSGTFPWSVAPKMRASLLSPEVNEWIRPLEYLGDRYSDAVAEVPKLDGETGKQAQMRVMSYLNITRFMPTLLDRKDRMSMGAGLEVRVPYCDHRLVQYVFNIPWEIKNLGGREKGILRKSLEGILPDDVLYRKKSPYPKTHNPAYLNAVRTQVLNILDDSTSPILPLINAAKIREIAASPESSTNLPWFGQLMSGPQLFAYLAQVDLWLRQYNVSIS from the coding sequence ATGTGCGGAATAACCGGATTTATCCAGTGGCGCGGAGATCTAACTCAGCACTCACAGTTGCTGGTCAAAATGACTGAAACTTTAGCAAACCGCGGACCCGATGCAGCTGGAACTTGGATTTCAGGCCCCTGCGCTTTCGGTCACCGCAGACTTAGCGTTATCGATCCAGAGAACGGCGCACAGCCTATGATCACCCGCCACGAGGAACAGGTATATGCGATTGTGTACAACGGCGAATTATATAACGCACCCGAGCTCAAACAAGAACTTAAGCAGCGGGGTCATCAATTCCGCACCCAATGTGACACCGAGGTTCTGCTGCATGCCTATATCGAATGGGGACCGGATTGTGCAGAGAAGCTCAATGGGATCTTTGCTTTTGCAGTATGGGACGGTCTTCGGGATCAGGTCTTTTTTGCACGCGACCGCCTAGGTGTGAAGCCTCTGTTCTATAGTAAGGTGGATGATGTCTTAGTCTTCGGCTCAGAACCTAAGGCGCTGCTGCAGCACCCCAAGGTACAGCCAGTAGTAGGGCCCGAAGGACTAGCGGAAATCTTTATTATCGGTCCAGCCCGTACACCAGGACACGGTGTTTATAAGGATATGCAGGAGCTTCGTCCAGGGCACGCCATGATCTATAGTCGCGAAGGTCTGCGTAGTTACGCTTATTGGAAGCTCGAAAGTGAAAAACATACTGACAATGAAGCAGAGACAGCCACTAAGGTACGCGAACTGCTGCAGGATACGCTCGAACGCCAACTAGTCTCAGATGTTCCTGTTTGCTCTCTTTTATCAGGTGGGCTGGACTCCAGCGCGCTAACTGCACTTGCAGTGGATTTCTACAACCGAAACGGTCAGGGACGTGTGGATACGTATTCCGTCGATTATGTCGATAACGACAAGCATTTCAAGAGTCATACTTTTCAGCCTGGGGCAGATGGACCGTGGATTAAGCGAATGGTCGATGAACTGAATACGAACCATCACTATATCTCATTTGATACACCGGAGCTTGTAGAAGCACTTGATAATGCGCTGTACACACGAGATCTACCTGGGATGACCGATGTGGACTCTTCCTTGTATTTATTTTGCCGCGAGATTAAAAAGAATGCTACTGTAGCCATTTCCGGCGAAGCTGCCGATGAGATCTTTGGCGGATATCCTTGGTTCCATCGAGAGGAGATGCTCTCCTCAGGCACTTTCCCTTGGTCCGTTGCTCCTAAAATGCGTGCAAGTCTATTATCCCCTGAAGTTAATGAATGGATTCGGCCACTGGAATATTTGGGCGATAGATACAGCGATGCGGTAGCAGAAGTCCCTAAATTGGATGGGGAAACAGGTAAACAAGCACAAATGCGCGTAATGTCCTATCTGAATATTACCCGCTTCATGCCAACTCTGCTCGACCGTAAAGACCGAATGAGTATGGGTGCTGGACTTGAGGTACGTGTTCCTTATTGTGATCATCGGCTTGTTCAATATGTATTTAATATTCCTTGGGAAATCAAAAACTTGGGCGGTCGTGAAAAAGGGATTTTACGAAAATCGCTTGAGGGTATCCTTCCAGACGATGTGCTATATCGCAAAAAAAGCCCCTACCCCAAAACCCACAATCCAGCCTATTTAAACGCGGTCCGAACGCAAGTATTGAACATTCTAGATGACTCTACCTCGCCTATCCTTCCTTTAATTAATGCTGCCAAAATCCGTGAGATCGCCGCTTCCCCAGAATCCTCTACTAATCTGCCTTGGTTCGGTCAACTTATGTCTGGCCCTCAGCTTTTTGCTTATCTGGCCCAAGTGGATCTCTGGCTGCGACAATATAATGTCTCCATTAGTTAA